From the genome of Bacillota bacterium, one region includes:
- a CDS encoding ROK family protein has protein sequence MDEPRMGGERLMAPSGRIDTGRTQLAGDRVTVGVDLGGTKVAAGVVGPDGYVRVRAVEPTPVSGGAESILRAVVTLARQMVDEAHRADDRVVAVGVATPGFVDYPGRAIRWATHNLPGWTGTAVGQAVEAAVAVPVVVENDANCAALAEACFGAGRHSSSLLYVGIGTGIGAGLVVEGRLLRGANGGGGNLGHVSVDPEGPVCYCGNRGCVELYASGRAIASRYAEQAGLLGEGETISAEQVLGRALRGDPVASSVVQDAIRRLGFALATAVTLTDPGVVVLGGGVARSHQALLEQLHAYLPDHLPQPLRGRVRLLASELQEDAGLIGAAWLASRAGGSEEPIKTEGVA, from the coding sequence ATGGACGAGCCCCGTATGGGTGGTGAGCGGTTGATGGCGCCGTCGGGGCGCATCGATACGGGTCGGACGCAGTTGGCGGGCGACCGGGTTACCGTGGGCGTCGATCTCGGCGGCACTAAGGTCGCCGCTGGCGTCGTGGGACCGGATGGGTACGTCCGGGTAAGGGCTGTCGAGCCGACCCCGGTTAGCGGTGGGGCAGAGAGCATTCTCCGGGCCGTCGTGACGCTGGCGCGACAGATGGTCGACGAGGCACACCGGGCCGACGATCGGGTCGTAGCGGTCGGAGTGGCAACCCCCGGATTCGTCGACTACCCGGGGCGGGCTATCCGCTGGGCCACCCACAACCTCCCGGGCTGGACGGGCACCGCCGTGGGCCAGGCCGTCGAGGCTGCAGTTGCGGTGCCGGTGGTCGTCGAGAACGACGCGAACTGCGCTGCTCTGGCAGAGGCTTGTTTCGGAGCCGGTCGGCACAGCTCGAGCCTCCTGTACGTGGGCATCGGGACCGGAATCGGCGCCGGGCTGGTGGTGGAAGGTCGCCTGCTCCGGGGCGCCAACGGGGGAGGGGGCAATTTAGGGCACGTCAGCGTCGACCCCGAGGGGCCCGTCTGCTACTGCGGTAACCGGGGTTGCGTGGAGCTGTACGCCTCCGGGCGGGCGATCGCCAGCCGTTATGCCGAGCAGGCAGGCCTCCTGGGCGAGGGTGAGACCATTTCGGCCGAACAGGTACTTGGACGCGCGCTACGAGGGGATCCAGTGGCTTCCTCGGTTGTTCAGGATGCGATCCGCCGCCTGGGCTTCGCACTGGCCACGGCTGTTACGCTCACGGACCCGGGCGTGGTCGTGCTCGGGGGCGGGGTAGCTCGAAGCCACCAGGCGCTGCTCGAACAGCTGCACGCCTACCTGCCCGACCACTTGCCGCAGCCCCTGCGCGGGCGCGTCCGCCTGCTTGCATCCGAACTCCAGGAGGACGCGGGACTCATCGGCGCGGCGTGGCTGGCAAGCCGCGCGGGCGGTTCAGAAGAGCCCATCAAGACGGAGGGTGTGGCATGA
- a CDS encoding CehA/McbA family metallohydrolase, giving the protein MRIPLGWTPPSLEPGPGQVRWDVRGRALVLGEIVRRRHVQLNLTGGRLVPGDTVELAYGGDPDGAQFQPWVTDLPARFEVEVDEAGDGRFVLDAWADLAVEPGPPAHLHVVAPSSALAGQAVSVRVAVLDAYGNLQRQTSGCAELAVEGSSLAAARADCFSVIEGLGAATVRLAGPGVHRFRVTLLELGLSARSNPCRVFGSVEPVPAGLTLGGPFWGDPHVHTVLSDGAGSADFALTYARDVALLDFSAIADHDIEHHHAWFTRQRQRLSDEEWQQLAGVLRRHRRPGRFAALRGYEWTGRPYGDRCVYFRDDDVPMRRYEPDDAPTPEQLWQGLQQSSADGALVVPHTVVSHFMGTDWAAHDADIERLVEIYSMHGASEFPGCPLEMSGAVAGRSIREALARGYRFGFCAGSDTHSSQPGNPVLDMGPYRTLRHKPGLTAVYADTLSEAALFDAMRRRRTYATTGARILVWFEVSGTPMGGELTLPRTVRPVVRAWVSATAPLAEVSVIRDGEVTAVMQPHGQQDLEFTWEDSAERTDPARYYYLRAVQTDGEMAWTSPVWVVSG; this is encoded by the coding sequence GTGAGAATACCGCTCGGGTGGACGCCCCCGTCGCTAGAACCGGGGCCGGGCCAAGTACGCTGGGACGTGCGAGGCCGTGCGCTGGTGCTTGGCGAGATCGTGCGCCGCCGGCACGTCCAGCTCAACCTGACCGGTGGCCGCCTTGTTCCGGGCGACACCGTCGAGCTGGCTTACGGCGGCGACCCCGACGGCGCGCAGTTTCAGCCGTGGGTGACCGACCTGCCAGCTCGCTTTGAGGTAGAAGTCGACGAAGCCGGGGATGGTCGCTTCGTGCTCGACGCCTGGGCCGACTTGGCTGTCGAGCCTGGCCCCCCGGCTCACCTGCACGTAGTGGCCCCCTCGTCGGCCCTGGCCGGGCAAGCGGTGTCGGTTCGGGTGGCGGTACTGGACGCGTACGGCAACCTGCAGCGCCAGACTTCCGGCTGCGCCGAGCTAGCTGTGGAGGGGAGTTCGTTGGCCGCCGCACGAGCCGACTGCTTCAGCGTGATCGAGGGTTTGGGTGCCGCCACCGTGCGGCTGGCCGGCCCCGGCGTGCACCGCTTCCGAGTCACGCTGCTCGAGCTCGGCCTGTCAGCGCGCTCCAACCCGTGCCGCGTCTTCGGATCTGTCGAACCGGTACCGGCGGGCCTGACGTTGGGTGGTCCGTTTTGGGGCGACCCCCACGTTCACACCGTGCTGTCGGACGGGGCCGGGTCAGCGGACTTTGCCCTGACGTACGCCCGGGACGTAGCTCTACTCGACTTTTCCGCCATCGCCGACCACGACATCGAGCACCATCACGCTTGGTTCACCCGGCAGCGACAGCGGCTATCCGACGAAGAGTGGCAACAGCTCGCCGGAGTGCTCCGTCGGCACCGCCGCCCCGGTCGATTTGCGGCGCTCCGGGGTTACGAGTGGACGGGACGGCCATACGGTGACCGGTGCGTCTATTTCCGCGACGATGACGTCCCCATGCGCCGGTACGAACCTGACGACGCACCCACCCCCGAGCAGCTCTGGCAGGGCCTCCAACAGAGCTCGGCTGACGGCGCGCTGGTGGTACCCCATACCGTCGTGTCGCACTTCATGGGCACTGACTGGGCGGCTCACGACGCGGACATCGAGCGACTGGTCGAAATCTACTCGATGCACGGCGCCTCCGAATTCCCGGGCTGCCCACTGGAGATGTCGGGGGCGGTGGCGGGCCGGTCGATACGGGAGGCGCTCGCGCGAGGCTACCGATTCGGGTTTTGCGCGGGCAGCGACACGCACAGCAGCCAGCCTGGCAACCCGGTGCTCGATATGGGACCTTACCGAACGCTTCGCCATAAGCCAGGCCTCACCGCCGTGTACGCGGACACCCTGTCCGAAGCTGCCCTGTTCGACGCGATGCGCCGACGCCGCACGTACGCGACCACCGGAGCGCGCATCCTGGTGTGGTTCGAAGTGAGCGGGACTCCGATGGGGGGCGAGCTGACGCTACCCAGGACGGTCCGCCCTGTCGTACGAGCCTGGGTATCGGCTACGGCGCCGCTGGCCGAGGTGAGCGTGATCAGGGACGGAGAAGTGACTGCCGTGATGCAGCCCCACGGCCAGCAGGACCTTGAGTTCACCTGGGAAGATTCGGCCGAACGCACGGACCCGGCTCGCTACTACTATCTGCGGGCCGTTCAGACGGATGGCGAGATGGCATGGACGAGCCCCGTATGGGTGGTGAGCGGTTGA